One genomic region from Flagellimonas oceani encodes:
- a CDS encoding RNA polymerase sigma factor, which yields MEQLQINDSILVRNYIDGDEKALEILINRHNQRITSFIYSKVLDRDVAEDIFQDTFIKVIKTLKKGRYSEEGKFLPWVMRIAHNLVIDHFRKNKRMPKFEGSDDFNIFSVIHDEKLNAEKQIIKDQIESDLTLLIDELPDDQREVLIMRIYKDMSFKEISENTNVSINTALGRMRYALINLRKIVERKNIVLTN from the coding sequence ATGGAACAACTACAGATTAATGATTCGATTTTAGTAAGGAATTACATTGACGGAGACGAAAAGGCTCTTGAAATCCTGATCAACAGGCACAACCAAAGAATCACCAGCTTTATTTATAGCAAAGTTTTGGACAGAGATGTTGCAGAGGACATCTTCCAGGACACTTTTATCAAGGTCATCAAAACCCTGAAAAAAGGAAGGTATAGCGAAGAAGGTAAATTTTTACCATGGGTGATGCGTATTGCACACAACTTGGTGATAGACCATTTCCGTAAGAACAAAAGAATGCCCAAGTTCGAGGGCAGCGACGACTTCAACATCTTTTCCGTTATCCACGACGAAAAGCTGAATGCCGAAAAGCAGATCATCAAAGATCAAATAGAAAGCGATCTTACCCTTTTGATCGATGAGTTGCCGGACGACCAGAGAGAAGTATTGATCATGCGAATCTACAAGGATATGAGCTTTAAGGAAATATCCGAAAACACTAATGTTAGCATCAACACGGCTTTGGGAAGAATGCGATATGCCCTTATCAATCTTAGAAAAATTGTTGAGCGCAAGAATATCGTTTTAACGAATTAA
- a CDS encoding endonuclease III domain-containing protein: MTKQEKVEFTIKTLDELYPTIPIPLDHKDPYTLLIAVLLSAQSTDVRVNQITPLLFEKADNPFDMVKLTEEEIREIIKPVGLSPMKSKGIYGLSKILIEKYNGEVPRNISLLEELPAVGHKTASVVVSQAFGIPAFPVDTHIHRLMYRWGFSNGKNVIQTERDAKRLFPEDIWNRLHLQIIWYGREYSPARGWDLEKDVITKTIGRKTVINDYYKNKKSR; encoded by the coding sequence ATGACCAAACAAGAAAAGGTTGAATTCACCATCAAAACCTTGGATGAACTCTATCCAACCATTCCTATACCGCTGGACCACAAAGATCCGTACACGCTATTGATCGCAGTGTTGCTATCGGCCCAGAGTACCGATGTCAGGGTCAATCAAATCACACCTTTATTATTTGAAAAGGCCGACAATCCCTTTGATATGGTAAAACTTACGGAAGAGGAAATTCGGGAAATCATCAAGCCAGTAGGCCTGTCCCCTATGAAATCCAAAGGAATTTATGGACTTTCAAAAATTTTGATAGAAAAATATAATGGCGAAGTTCCGAGAAACATCTCCTTGTTGGAAGAATTGCCCGCTGTGGGACATAAAACTGCCAGTGTTGTGGTTTCCCAAGCCTTTGGAATCCCTGCCTTTCCTGTGGACACCCATATTCATCGGTTGATGTACCGTTGGGGGTTCAGTAATGGAAAAAATGTGATCCAAACGGAACGTGATGCCAAACGCTTGTTTCCAGAGGATATTTGGAACCGACTGCACCTTCAAATTATCTGGTATGGCCGGGAATATTCGCCGGCAAGGGGCTGGGACTTGGAAAAGGACGTTATTACCAAGACGATAGGTAGAAAAACCGTGATCAATGACTATTATAAAAACAAAAAGAGCCGCTAA